Within bacterium, the genomic segment AGATCATCGATGAGGCGTGTCTTCAGCGACAGGGGAAAGGCCGCGAACGGCTCGCGGGCCAGCGCGGTAAGCGGTACGCGGTGCCGCTCGGCCAGCGGGTGCCCCCTCGGAAGCGCCACGACGAGCGGGGCGTCGGCGATGATCTTCGAGCGGAAGGCAGATCCCGGGAGCGGCAGCGGGACGCAGATGACGTCGAACTGGCCGGTCTCCAATCCCTCCAACAAGCGTGGGATCGGACGCTCGTTGAAGGCGAGTTCGATCGCGGGGTAGCGGTCGCGGTAGGCCCGGAGCATCTTCGGGAACGCCGTCCACATCGCAATCTGGCTGAATCCTACCGAGAGCCGCCCGATGTGCCCCACGGCGGCTCGTTGCGCGGTGCGGACCGCCACATCCGTCTGGGCGAGCACCCGTCGGGCCTCCTGAAGGAGTAGTCGGCCGGGCTCGGTGAGCTGCACCCGGCGCCTCGTCCGCGTGAACAGCAGCACTCCAAGATCGCGCTCCAATCGCTTGATCTGCTGGCTCAACGCCGGCTGCACGATGTGGAGCTGCGCGGCGGCACGGCCGAAGTGGAGGGTGTCGGCGACCGCCACAAAGTACCGGAGATGGCGGAGTTCCATAGAATCACTCCTGATGATCAATTGGTCATCATTTTGTATTGGACGGTGATCAGGGGCGTCCCTATGATATCGGTGAGAACCGACACGGAGAGGTTCCGTGACTTCGAAGCGACTGCGGATTCTCGGAATTCCCGGCAGCCTGCGACGCCGTTCCTACAATCGCGGACTGCTCGAGGCGGCGGCCGAGCTTGCGCCCGATGGAATGGAGGTCGAGATCACCGACCTTGCATCGATCCCTTTGTACAATGCCGACGTCGAGGACGAGGGCGTACCGCCGTCCGTGCAGACGTTTCGGGCGCAAATTGCGGCGGCGGATGGCTTGCTCCTCGCCACCCCGGAATACAATCATATGCTGCCCGGAGTGCTCAAAAACGCCATCGACTGGGCCACGGGGGACGGCAGGGGCAAAAACCCGCTCCAGGGCAAGCCCGCCGCGGTCATGGGCGCCTCAAGTGGAATCGTGGGGACCGCGCGCGCCCAGCTCGCGCTCCGCCAAGTCCTCGCGTCGACCGATTGCTACGTGCTGCTCCCCAACCCCCAAATCCTCGTCGGCGGCGCGAAAGACAGGTTCGACCCGGATGGCCGTCTTACAGATGAACCAACGCGCAAGCGGATCCGGTTGCTGCTCAAGGTCTTTCGCGCATGGATCGATCGTCTCCGGCCGCGGTAGCGTGGCACGAGCGGGTAATCGCCGCGATGGCGATGGAGCCGCTACCTGCGGTGCGGTGAGTGGCAGGACATCGGCCCTGAACCATCGCGATATGGTGCTGGCTGCTCTGGCTTCGGTGATCTGGGGCCTCGCATTCGTCGCCGCCAAGTTCGGACTGGAAAGCTTCTCCCCCCCGCAGTTAACGGCAGCCAGGTTCCTGATCGCGAGCCTCCCCGTTTTTCTGGTGCCGCGGCCGAACATCCCGTGGTGGTCGATCGCGCTGATCGGGATGACACTGTTCGCCGGGCAGTTCCTGTTGCTGTTCTTCGCCTACACTCAAGGGCTGGCCCCGGGCCTCGCCTCGGTCACCCAGCAGACGCAGGTGTTTTTCACGGTGCTGCTCGCCGCCGTATTCCTTCGCGATGTCCCGAACCGCAGACAGTGCTTGGGCATGACGATCGCGTTCACGGGCCTCGTACTGATCGCCCTGACCATCGGATCGGACCTCACGCTCGCAGCGCTCGGCCTCGCGCTCGGGGGCGCCTTCAGTTGGGCCGTCGGGAACGTCCTGGTCAAGCGCACCGCCGACGTTCCTATGTTTCCCTTGATCGTGTGGTGCAGCCTGATTCCGCCGTTGCCCGCGATCGTTGTGTCGGCGGTCTACGATCGGCGCGTGTCGGTGTGGGAGGCGGCGGCGGGCGCTTCCTGGCTGAGCATCGGGGCCGCGGTTTACCTCGGAACGATGGCCACCGTCGTCGCCTACGGGATCTGGGGTCATTTGCTCCAACGCTACCCGGCCGGGGTCGTCGCGCCGTTCGCCCTTCTGGCACCGTGCACCGGGATCGTGGCATCCGCCGTGACCTTCGGCGAGGTGTTTAGTCCGACGCGCTACGCCGGCATGGCCCTGATCCTTGCGGGTCTCGCTGTGATCGTCCGGCCCGCGGGTGGCACGCCCGCCGATGGACGGGGCGTGGCGTGACGACGGCCTTGCTTCCCCCGGGGTTAGCGGATACCACGGCCCAGAACGGGAGAGAATAGGATTGCCTTCTGGCCGATAGCCATCGCCTGGAGCCTTGCAGCGGCGGTTCGGAGTGCGGGCGTTTGCTCCGTCGGCTTGGACGTAGGCGGCCGTGGGGTGGTTCACACGGGCTACACGAAGCGGCGCCAGCTCGATGTCGACGGCGACGAGCGCGATGCCGGGGAATCGCGTTGCCAGTTGCGCCATCATGGCTCCCACGCCGCTACCGAGGTCGAGAACACGGTCTGCCGGCCGGATCTGCACGTCTCCCAGGTAAAACTCGCGACAAATGGCGCCTGAAACTCAAGTCGCGCCGCCTCGCGAGAATCTATCTTCCCGTGGATATACTCATGCATGCGCTAGAGCGATGGCCGCTGTTTGTTGGCAGTAATACACGGACCGTCCGATGAACCTGACGCGCTAATGGCCGGCGTGAGCATCGAGCGGGCCGTAGACGGCTGTGCGCGGAAAGAAGGCGTACCATGCAAACCAGTACGTCAGAAATCCGCCGACTCGGGGCGCACGACGTCCGTCGGCCGCCACAGCGGGCAGTACGTGAGCGCCACCGGCACGCCGCCGACAGTATCGTTCACCAGTTCGTGCCAGTCCATGATCCGAAGGGGGTACGCGCGCGCGTCGCCGCCGACAGCCAGCCCGAACACCGGCTCATTGGGCGTGAGATACGTCGCCATGTCGGCCGCGACCACCCGGGGATCCTCGAGGACGGGAATGCCGTCGACCGTGACGCCACCCCACTGTATCTCCTCGACGCTTACGCGGGCGGGGGCGCCGTCGCGCAAGAAGGTTTCGAACCGTGGATCGATCCGTCCAAGTAGCCGGCCCTTCCACCCGACGAATCCCGGTGGCGGCGTGTTCGATGTCCCGCCGTACCACTCGACCCAGGCGATCCAGTCGTCGCCATACGCCAGGCCGGTAAGCCGGCGCAGCGCGGCGACGATCGCCCCGTCATCGAGATCTCGCGCGATACCCGCCTGACTCGCGCGGAGCAACTCGATCAGCACGCCGACGTAACTGACGTCACGGGTGCGGACGATCTGGTCAAGCGCGTCGCGTCCCGGTGCCCCTCCGGCGGTCAGCGCATCCATGAGCGGGCGCGCCTCGGATTTTCGCGGCGAGGCCGCGACCGCCGGTAGGAGAACACCGAGCACGAGCACCGTCAAGACGGTCAGCCGGAGCCGGCGCACTCTCACGCGAACCCGCACTCGCCTTCGGCGATCGTCAGACGCTCGTCAATGATTGCGGCCATCGTGTTTCCGGTTTTCCGTGTTCTAGATCAGACGTGGCGCATGGCGACGCACAAGACCAACGCGATGGGGCCGACCCTGCCTTCGGCGCCGGCAACGCGAATTCCCAACTTGGCAACTTGACCGTCGTTTCCGCGTGCGCTGTTCTGCTTCCCGAGGCGGTGTAAGTGGACCTCGCCGGGCCCGCAGGGATCCACGATTTCCGCTCCGTCGGGCTACTCTGTTCTTCCCCTTCCCCAACCGTCCGGCACGGCGGTCTTGATGTACAGACCGCCCGCCGTCCGCCGGATGATCCCGCGCAGTTCAAGCGCCACGAGCGCCGCCGCGGCCACCGGCACGCTCAGACCGGCCGATGCCGCCACGCCGTCGATCGACCGGGCATCGCCGTCATCCAGCGCGGCGACTAGGCGGCGCTCGGGGGGCGTGAGATCCGCCGCCGGCCCCGGCTCGTGCGCCACGCCGGGCCGGTCCGGGTCGCCTCCAGGGCGGCCGGCCCCGAGGCCGAGCACCGCCAAAACGTCGTCCGGGGCGGCGACGACCCGGGCGCCCGCGGCGAGCAACCGGTGTGGTCCTCGACTGCCGCGCGCGTAGACGTTTCCGGGCACCGCGAACAGAACGCGTCCCTGCGCCTGCGCCTGGCGCGCCGTGATCATGGCCCCGCTGTCCACGTCGCCTTCAACGACCACGACCGCGTCCGCGAGCCCGCTGATGAGCCGGTTCCGCGCGGGAAACGCCCGCGGCCCGGGCGCGGCTCCCATCGGGGCTTCGGCCACGAGGGCGCCGCGCCTCACCATGGCCTCCATCAACGACCGGTGCTCCGGCGGGTACATGACGTCGACGCCGCATCCGAGTACCCCGACCGTCGACCCGCCGATCCGCACGACGGCCCGGTGAACGACGCCGTCGATTCCCCGGGCCAGGCCGCTCACCACGGTTACGCCGTGCTCGGCGAGCGCCGCTCCGAGGCGTTCGGCGACACCGAGGCCATAGGGCGTCGCGCGGCGGGTCCCGACGATGGCGACCGCGGGCCGGTCGTTGCGCCAGACCCCGCGGACGTATAACACCGGTGGAGACGCGGGAATTCCGCGCAGCCGTCCGGGGTATCCCGCATCGAGCCACGTGACGATGCGTGCACCGCAGTCCGCGGCACGCCGCAGCATCCGATCCACGCCGTTCGCGTCGCGCGCCTCGGCGATCGCCTCTGCGATGGCGGCGCCCAGGCCCGGCACGTCGACAAGCGCGGCCCTCGGCGCCGCCCACGCGGCCGCCGCCGACCCAAAGTACTCGACCAGCCGGCCGATCCGGACTCCGCCGAGTCCCGGCACGAGCGAGAGGGCCAGCAGGCACCGGCGCTCGTCCACGGCGTCTATCTCCGCGGACGCCACGGCTGGCGTGCGAGCGCCACCGCGTCGACGGCGGCGGCGC encodes:
- a CDS encoding DUF3179 domain-containing (seleno)protein, with translation MRVRRLRLTVLTVLVLGVLLPAVAASPRKSEARPLMDALTAGGAPGRDALDQIVRTRDVSYVGVLIELLRASQAGIARDLDDGAIVAALRRLTGLAYGDDWIAWVEWYGGTSNTPPPGFVGWKGRLLGRIDPRFETFLRDGAPARVSVEEIQWGGVTVDGIPVLEDPRVVAADMATYLTPNEPVFGLAVGGDARAYPLRIMDWHELVNDTVGGVPVALTYCPLWRPTDVVRPESADF
- the dprA gene encoding DNA-processing protein DprA, with the protein product MDERRCLLALSLVPGLGGVRIGRLVEYFGSAAAAWAAPRAALVDVPGLGAAIAEAIAEARDANGVDRMLRRAADCGARIVTWLDAGYPGRLRGIPASPPVLYVRGVWRNDRPAVAIVGTRRATPYGLGVAERLGAALAEHGVTVVSGLARGIDGVVHRAVVRIGGSTVGVLGCGVDVMYPPEHRSLMEAMVRRGALVAEAPMGAAPGPRAFPARNRLISGLADAVVVVEGDVDSGAMITARQAQAQGRVLFAVPGNVYARGSRGPHRLLAAGARVVAAPDDVLAVLGLGAGRPGGDPDRPGVAHEPGPAADLTPPERRLVAALDDGDARSIDGVAASAGLSVPVAAAALVALELRGIIRRTAGGLYIKTAVPDGWGRGRTE
- a CDS encoding LysR substrate-binding domain-containing protein — translated: MELRHLRYFVAVADTLHFGRAAAQLHIVQPALSQQIKRLERDLGVLLFTRTRRRVQLTEPGRLLLQEARRVLAQTDVAVRTAQRAAVGHIGRLSVGFSQIAMWTAFPKMLRAYRDRYPAIELAFNERPIPRLLEGLETGQFDVICVPLPLPGSAFRSKIIADAPLVVALPRGHPLAERHRVPLTALAREPFAAFPLSLKTRLIDDLIMALRKDAGFAPRVVQEAEPLHSILSLVSAGIGVVLAPAWVQNFPGPGIVYRRVTPAGPRFRLAVVWRPAAPPPTVVKFIAVVDNMSSVGGK
- a CDS encoding EamA family transporter, whose product is MVLAALASVIWGLAFVAAKFGLESFSPPQLTAARFLIASLPVFLVPRPNIPWWSIALIGMTLFAGQFLLLFFAYTQGLAPGLASVTQQTQVFFTVLLAAVFLRDVPNRRQCLGMTIAFTGLVLIALTIGSDLTLAALGLALGGAFSWAVGNVLVKRTADVPMFPLIVWCSLIPPLPAIVVSAVYDRRVSVWEAAAGASWLSIGAAVYLGTMATVVAYGIWGHLLQRYPAGVVAPFALLAPCTGIVASAVTFGEVFSPTRYAGMALILAGLAVIVRPAGGTPADGRGVA
- a CDS encoding NADPH-dependent FMN reductase, which gives rise to MTSKRLRILGIPGSLRRRSYNRGLLEAAAELAPDGMEVEITDLASIPLYNADVEDEGVPPSVQTFRAQIAAADGLLLATPEYNHMLPGVLKNAIDWATGDGRGKNPLQGKPAAVMGASSGIVGTARAQLALRQVLASTDCYVLLPNPQILVGGAKDRFDPDGRLTDEPTRKRIRLLLKVFRAWIDRLRPR